In the genome of Monodelphis domestica isolate mMonDom1 chromosome 2, mMonDom1.pri, whole genome shotgun sequence, one region contains:
- the LOC130457435 gene encoding ragulator complex protein LAMTOR3-like produces the protein MMDDLKRFPYKKLPSVEGLHAIVVSDRDGVPVIQVANDNAPENALRPAFLSTFALATDQGSKLGLSKNKSTICYCNAYQVVLFNRLPLVANFIASSSANTGLIVSL, from the coding sequence ATGATGGATGATTTGAAGAGATTCCCTTACAAAAAATTACCAAGTGTTGAAGGTCTTCATGCCATTGTAGTGTCAGATAGGGATGGAGTGCCTGTTATCCAAGTGGCAAATGATAATGCTCCAGAGAATGCTTTGAGACCAGCTTTCCTCTCCACCTTTGCACTTGCAACAGATCAGGGCAGCAAACTGggactttcaaaaaacaaaagtaCCATTTGCTATTGCAATGCATACCAAGTAGTTCTATTCAACCGGTTACCATTGGTGGCAAATTTCATAGCAAGCAGCAGTGCTAATACTGGACTGATTGTCAGTCTATAA